CCCGGCCGTTTCGGGAACTGCCGCCTGCTTTCTTGTGTGCCATGGCCGTTACTCCTATTCCGGGAGAGGGGGCCAGGGGTCACGGACCCCTGCCCCCTCTCCCGCACCCACTCCCCCAACCCCTTATGAAGGGGTAATAAGGGATTTTGATAGGTCAGGGGGCTCCGGTTTCCCGGGATTCTTTCTATAAGTTATACGATGATCTCTTTGATTTCCAGAGCCGTATAGAGCTGCCGGTGGCCGCGTTTGCGCCGGTAGTTCTTGCGCCGCTTTTTCTTGAAGACCAGGATCTTTTTGGCCCGGCCCTGGTGGTGAATGGCGGCCTTCACCTGGGCGTTGGGGACCAGGGGCTGGCCCACCCTGATCTCCTGGCCGTCGGCCACCAACAGGACCTGATCCAGGATGACCTCCTCGCCCCGCAGGCCCGGAAGCCGCTCCACCCGGAGCACATTCCCCGGGGAGACGCGGTATTGTTTGCCGCCGGTCTGGATGATGGCGTACACAGATCGCCTCCTTGGCCG
This genomic window from Desulfobaccales bacterium contains:
- the rplU gene encoding 50S ribosomal protein L21, which gives rise to MYAIIQTGGKQYRVSPGNVLRVERLPGLRGEEVILDQVLLVADGQEIRVGQPLVPNAQVKAAIHHQGRAKKILVFKKKRRKNYRRKRGHRQLYTALEIKEIIV